TCAAGACATGTTATTTTACTTGATTATATAGTAAATTCTATTCCCCATCCATTCTTTATAAAAGATAATAATGGAAAGTTTATAATAGTAAATCAAGAGATGCTTAACCTTTATAATCTTAAAAGAAAAGAACAACTAATAGGAAAAGATTCATATAATATATTAAATCCTATCTCTTTAAACTCAAAAGACAAAGATGAACTTGCCTTAGAAAAAGGTAAATTAAAAACCATAGAGAAATTTTATATTGATACTGAAAAAAAGTACTATTTTGAAATGATAAGAGTTAAAATACCATTTTACAATATTTTTAAACGAACTTATCTTTTATGTATAGCAATAGATATAACAGAAATTCAAGAATTAAATACTCAATTAAATAAAAAAGTTGAAGAAGAAGTAAATTCAAGAATTAAAACAGAACAAATTTTAGCGCAGCAATCAAAAATGGCTTTAATGGGAGAAATGATAGGAAATATTGCGCACCAATGGAGACAACCATTATCAAATATTACAACAGCCTCAACAGGTATGAAAATTCAAAAAGAGATGCATATCCTAAAAGATGATGAGTTAATTAATGGATTAACTCAAATTAATAATTCAGCACAATATTTATCTAAAACAATTGATGATTTTAGAAATTTTTTCAAACCATATAAAGTAAAAACAAATTTTACACTTGAATTTATAATAAATAAAGCTTTAAAATTAGTAAGTGCACAATTTACAAATAAAAGTATTCAAATTGTAAAAGAGATAGAAGATACAACAATATTGAACTTGGAAAATGAATTTACACAAGTTATTTTGAATATTTTAAATAATGCAAGAGATGAATTATTAAAACTAGAATCTAATGAGAAGTTTATATTTATTAATAGCAAAAAAGATAAAGATAGTGTTATTATTCAAATTAAAGATAATGCTGGAGGGATAAGTAAAGAAATTGAAGAAAAGCTTTATGATGCTTATTTTACAACAAAAGATGAAGATAAAGGAACGGGTATAGGTCTTTATATGTCTAAACAAATAATTGAAAAACATATGGGAGGTACATTAAGTCATAAAAATGAAACCTTTATATATAAAGATAAAGAGTACAAAGGTGCAGTTTTTACAATTAAATTAAATTTAAATGAAGAATTAGAAAATACAAAACAATAACTCTTTAATATTTTATAATTGAAGAGTTTAACTACTCTTTATAATTGTCATTACTATTTTTCAATTTTATTGTAAAACAAGCTCCTTTTTTATTATTTCTTACTTTTAAAATTCCATCCATATTTCCTTCAATTATTTGTTTAGACATATAAAGACCTATACCCGTTCCTTGTTTAGCATGTTTTGTAGTAAAATAAGGTTCAAAAATTCTATCTAAATATTTTTCTTCTATTCCTCTTCCATTATCTTTTATATGAATCAAAGTATATTTTTTGCCAATAGTTACATCAATATGAATGTATGGGTTTTCAACATTTCTTTGAATTAATACATCTTTTGCATTTGATAAAATATTTAAAATTGCTTGAGAAAATTCATTTGGATATCCATAAACTAATATATCTTGTTCACAACTACCTTTATATTTAATATTATGATGTTTTAATGATGATTGTAAAATACCAATTGCTTTATTGCATGCTTTTGTAATATTGAAGTTTACTTTTGTTTTTGAAGGTTTAAAGAAATTTTGGAAATCACTTATGGTATTTGACATATAACTTGTAATCTCATTACACTCAAAAACACTATTTTCAATAAATTTATCATCAAAATCACCAAATTTATATCTTGTTTCAACATTCATTAATATAGCATTTAATTCACTTAAAGGTTGTCTCCACTGATGTGCAATATTTCCTATCATTTCTCCCATTGAAGCAAGCTTTGATTGTTGGGTCAATAATTTTTCTTGTTGCATTCTTTGGTTAATTTCTTGTTGTATTTTATTTTCTAAATTATCAACCATTTCATTTATTACTCTTTTTAATAAATTCAATTCTTTTGACTTTGCATTTGCAAAAATTCTTCTATTCAAATTACCTTGTTTTAACTCTTCTAACATTTTTGTTGCAGACTCGATTAATTCTAAATCTTTATGTAAAGCATCTTTTGCTTCTTCCATCTCTTTATTGATAATTCTAGCCATATCACCTAATTCATCATCACTATCTAAAATAATTCCGATATTATCTTCGCTATTTTTATCTTTTAAGAACTTGAAAAACTTAATATGACCTTTTTTTAATTGTTCTATTGATTTTGCAATTTTTACAATAACAAACCATCCCCAAAAAAGAATAAAGATACCTAAAATTAAAGATACCAAAATAATGACAAACCTACTTGTTGTTATATTTTCTTTTGCTTGTTCAAAAGTACGAGATGACTTTTGTAACTCTTTTGATTGTTTATTTAAAAGCTTTCTTATTAAAATAAAAAACTGTTTTCTTTCATCATCATTTACATTTATATAAGCTCCCTCTTCAAAACCTTTTTTTATATATCCTCTTGTAACTTCAAGTCTTTTTTTATAAGAAAACCACTCATTTTTTATTTGCTTATTTTCTAATTTAAATTTTTCATCTAATTTATTTAATACTTTTTCTAATTTTATATTGATATTATCTCGAATATTATCATTTGGAGCAATTACTAAAGATAAAGATAGTTCTCTTAAATAATACATTGGAGCAATTAACTCTTGCTGTATTTTTTGAACTTCAGTTGAATCTTTAAATACATCATTAACACTTTTTAATCCTAACTTACTAATATCAATTGCCATAAAAACATTGATAATCAAAGCTATCGTACCAACAATTCCTAAAAAAATGAATTTTGTTCTAATCTTTAGTTGTTTTTTCATTTATAACCTTTGGTAAAATTGGTAGCATCCTATCTTTACTATATTTAGTTTTTCTTATTGAATGATGAAAAGGTGTAATCTTAGTATTCCACAAAGGCATAATTAATACTTTAGGAGGAACATAATCAACTTCTTTATTCACTGCCAAAACTATATTTGGAGAAGGTACAGCTAAGGTATATGCTTTTTCATAAACTCTATGTATTATATTATCAACAACATCTAAAAACTCTTCACTGTTAAACTTAACTTCTGAGTATTTATTGATCAACTCTGATAAATATTCATCTTTATCAATTGCTGACCAAATATTGTTTATTCTATAATGAAAAAAAACTGTCCAAGGATTATTACTTGACCAAGATTCTGTACCTAAAGTTATCATATCCCATTTTTTAGGATTTTTAATATTTGAAAAAAGTTGAGAGAATAACTCTTTTTCACTTTTTGTAATTATATAGTTTAATTTTACACCATATTGTAGCAGTTGGAACTCTATTCCTTTCCATAAAAACATATATCTATCCATAGTATAAACATTTAATTCTAAACCATTTAGTATTGATTTTAGATATTTTTTTGTTTCATTTTTTTCATTTATCATCTTTTCATGATGTGTAAGTAAATCTTTAGTAGCTAAATTAACAGAATAGTAATTTGTGTTTGCAGCAGTAGGAGATTTTTGTCCTTCTCCTTTGTAAACAAATTTCAATAACTTTTCTTGATCAATTGCTTCATTTAAAGCTATTCTAACTCTTTTATCTTTTAAAGATGTGTCTTTTTTTAGTAAGTTAAATAATATAGATATATTGTGTTTTGATTTTGAGGTAACTAGTTTTGAATATGAAGAAAGAATTGTTTCAACTTTTTTATTAAAAGGTATTGGGGAAATATCTAATCCACCCTCTTCTTTTAATGCCATATTTAATACTTCTTCATTTGATAATTCCGTATATATAGTTATTTTTTCAATATAAGGTTTGTTTTTTTCATAATAATAAGGATTGGCTCTAATTTTAATAATAGCAGTTTGCTCTCTTCCTGTAGCATATCCTTCTTCAAGGATGTATGGACCAAGACCATATTTCCCAGGTTCTAAAGTATTTACAGCAGTGTCAATATTTCCAATACCCCATCCAAATTTCTTTAAATATACAGAAGAAAAAAAATTAAACCTAGTTAATCTATCTAAAAACAATTCGTAAGGCTTATTTAGAGTAAATTTTATTTTATTAGATGCTAATTTTTCAATTTTTTCCAATCTACTACGAAGAGGTTTATAAAGCATTGAACCTTTCATAAACTCTTCAAAATTATCAATTACTGACTTTGCATCAAATTTTGTACCATCTTGAAACTTCACATCATCTCTTAAAGTAAATATATACTCTAAATCGCCAACTCTTTTTAAATTCGTTGCTAACATAAACTCCCACCCATTTTCATTATCAGCAGAACGGATTAGTGTTCCATTTATAAGTTTTGACAAATATAAATATGGCATAGTAGGTATAAAAACTTTTATATGTGAACCTTTAATTTGTTTTGCTAGAGAGATTTTATGTGCATCATCTTCCCTATACCTTGTATCACTTAATAAAGCTATATTAATAAAAAATAGATAAAATAAAATTTTATATATCATAATCTAGCCTATATCCAATACCAGAAAGATTTATAATAAGATTTTTAGGTAATTTTTTTCGTAAACTACTAACAACTGAACGAATAGCATTGTCAGTCATAACACTATCACCCCACACATTTTCTTGAAGTTCTTCATAATATACAACCCTATGTCTATTTTTATATAAAAGCTCTAAAAACATATACTCTTTTTTATTTAGTTTTATAGACTCATCTTTATATGTTAATACTTTGTGGTCTAAGTCAAATCTATAGCCATTTAACAAAGAGTATATTTCTGAATTCATTTGATGAATTTTATTTACACATAAAGATAAAGCATTTAACAAATCTTTTAGAGTGACTGGTTTTACAATATAATTTTCCAAATGGAGTTTAACAGCATCAAGAAGATACTTTTTATCTGTATGTGCAGTTATCATAACAACGGGAGTTTTAGAATCAATTTCTCTAATTCTTTTTATCATTTCAATACCATTTGTAATAGGCATCATAATATCACAAAGAATTACATCAGGAGATTTTTCTTGATAAGTTTTATAGCCTTCTTGCCCATCTTTTGATACATATATATTTTTTACATAATACTTAAGAGTATCTGCTACTTTCTCTCTAATATATTTTTCATCCTCGACATAAAGAACGGATATTTTTTTTATTTTTTCTAATGCTATTGTTTCTATAATCTCTCCTTTTTCAATCAACTATTATAGACTATTGCATCAAAATATTAAATGAAAGACTCTAGTTAGACTAGAGTCTTTTAAATTTTAAATAATCTCTGGTTTTGAAAATACTGTTACTGGAGGGATTTTTCCTGTATATTTTTCAAAAGTAACCAAAGTCGTATGTGCAATATTACCTTGCGCTAATCTTGAAGTACCTTTATCTAAAGTTAATACATTTACATCACCATGAACACAAATAGTACCTAAACCTTCTATATACTTTGGATCATACCAAGCACCCTCAAAAATTAATACTGTTTTTTCTCGAATATCTTTTGTAATTATTGCTCCTGCTAATATTTTACCTCTTTTACTAGAAACTAAAACAATATCACCATCTTTTATGCCTTTTTTCTTAGCATCTTTTGGATGAATATAAATAGGTTCTCTACCTTTAATTTCATAAACATTTCTCAATATTGTATTATTAAGTTGAGAATGAAGTCTAAATTTTGGGTGAGGAGATACTAAATGATAAGGATAATCTTTAGTACTATTTCCTAAATATTCTGCTGGTTCATACCAAGCAGGATGTCCTAAACAATCATCATATTTGTATGATGCAATTTTTCTAGAGAATATTTCTATTCTTCCTGAAGGTGTACCTAAAGGGTTTTCTAAAGGATCTTCAATAAAATCTTCCATATAATTAAAAGTATCTGCTTGAGATGTTTTTTCTTTAAATTCTACATAACCTTTTTCCCAGAATTCTTCAAATGATGGAAGTTTGATATTTCTTGCTTTTGCTTGTCTTATAGAACTTTCATAAAAATGTTTTACCCAACCTAATTGATCTCTTCCTTCAGTAAACTCTTTTTCTCTACCAAATTTTTTACAAATATCTCTAAAAATATCATAATCACTTTTAGATTCTTCAATTGGTTCTATTCCTTTTTTAATTGCAACAATTCCAGCCCCACTTTTACTTCCAATTGCTACAATATCATCTCTTTCAATTTCTGTTGTAGCAGGAAGAATTATATCAGCCATTCTAGAACTTGCTGTCCAATATGGGTCTTGATTAATTATTACTTCAGGTTTTTGCCAAGCTTTTACCATTTTATTTCTATCTTGTTGATGATGCATTGGATTTCCACCTGCCCAATA
The window above is part of the Malaciobacter marinus genome. Proteins encoded here:
- a CDS encoding PAS domain-containing sensor histidine kinase, whose translation is MLKNNYFKHVLTSMAGILIIGAIISYFLYLFLISYQKEEIYKKNLQFANYEIKENKLTIEKTIQRYKNTLSALVESIQEQNQNKDIKSLKKQMDILIKANHSIFQIRYINRIGQEIIRIDRNINNKIIEPKKLQNKSNRYYFQKTKNLNHNEFYISNLDLNIENKKIEKPFRPTIRVSTPIILKKRFEGIFIINFNAQVLIDKITKSKLFDIYYMDKEKRFLIHPNSHKSWSTQLSTNYKVEDEIKNIDSLIKKNTLDLENNYYVEKINLTDHNFFIILSIKKKFYNASIKETKKDILSLFFLVALIGFPFTLIIAYIQSRHVILLDYIVNSIPHPFFIKDNNGKFIIVNQEMLNLYNLKRKEQLIGKDSYNILNPISLNSKDKDELALEKGKLKTIEKFYIDTEKKYYFEMIRVKIPFYNIFKRTYLLCIAIDITEIQELNTQLNKKVEEEVNSRIKTEQILAQQSKMALMGEMIGNIAHQWRQPLSNITTASTGMKIQKEMHILKDDELINGLTQINNSAQYLSKTIDDFRNFFKPYKVKTNFTLEFIINKALKLVSAQFTNKSIQIVKEIEDTTILNLENEFTQVILNILNNARDELLKLESNEKFIFINSKKDKDSVIIQIKDNAGGISKEIEEKLYDAYFTTKDEDKGTGIGLYMSKQIIEKHMGGTLSHKNETFIYKDKEYKGAVFTIKLNLNEELENTKQ
- a CDS encoding sensor histidine kinase, producing MKKQLKIRTKFIFLGIVGTIALIINVFMAIDISKLGLKSVNDVFKDSTEVQKIQQELIAPMYYLRELSLSLVIAPNDNIRDNINIKLEKVLNKLDEKFKLENKQIKNEWFSYKKRLEVTRGYIKKGFEEGAYINVNDDERKQFFILIRKLLNKQSKELQKSSRTFEQAKENITTSRFVIILVSLILGIFILFWGWFVIVKIAKSIEQLKKGHIKFFKFLKDKNSEDNIGIILDSDDELGDMARIINKEMEEAKDALHKDLELIESATKMLEELKQGNLNRRIFANAKSKELNLLKRVINEMVDNLENKIQQEINQRMQQEKLLTQQSKLASMGEMIGNIAHQWRQPLSELNAILMNVETRYKFGDFDDKFIENSVFECNEITSYMSNTISDFQNFFKPSKTKVNFNITKACNKAIGILQSSLKHHNIKYKGSCEQDILVYGYPNEFSQAILNILSNAKDVLIQRNVENPYIHIDVTIGKKYTLIHIKDNGRGIEEKYLDRIFEPYFTTKHAKQGTGIGLYMSKQIIEGNMDGILKVRNNKKGACFTIKLKNSNDNYKE
- a CDS encoding ABC transporter substrate-binding protein, whose amino-acid sequence is MIYKILFYLFFINIALLSDTRYREDDAHKISLAKQIKGSHIKVFIPTMPYLYLSKLINGTLIRSADNENGWEFMLATNLKRVGDLEYIFTLRDDVKFQDGTKFDAKSVIDNFEEFMKGSMLYKPLRSRLEKIEKLASNKIKFTLNKPYELFLDRLTRFNFFSSVYLKKFGWGIGNIDTAVNTLEPGKYGLGPYILEEGYATGREQTAIIKIRANPYYYEKNKPYIEKITIYTELSNEEVLNMALKEEGGLDISPIPFNKKVETILSSYSKLVTSKSKHNISILFNLLKKDTSLKDKRVRIALNEAIDQEKLLKFVYKGEGQKSPTAANTNYYSVNLATKDLLTHHEKMINEKNETKKYLKSILNGLELNVYTMDRYMFLWKGIEFQLLQYGVKLNYIITKSEKELFSQLFSNIKNPKKWDMITLGTESWSSNNPWTVFFHYRINNIWSAIDKDEYLSELINKYSEVKFNSEEFLDVVDNIIHRVYEKAYTLAVPSPNIVLAVNKEVDYVPPKVLIMPLWNTKITPFHHSIRKTKYSKDRMLPILPKVINEKTTKD
- a CDS encoding response regulator transcription factor, with the protein product MIEKGEIIETIALEKIKKISVLYVEDEKYIREKVADTLKYYVKNIYVSKDGQEGYKTYQEKSPDVILCDIMMPITNGIEMIKRIREIDSKTPVVMITAHTDKKYLLDAVKLHLENYIVKPVTLKDLLNALSLCVNKIHQMNSEIYSLLNGYRFDLDHKVLTYKDESIKLNKKEYMFLELLYKNRHRVVYYEELQENVWGDSVMTDNAIRSVVSSLRKKLPKNLIINLSGIGYRLDYDI